From the genome of Rathayibacter sp. VKM Ac-2759, one region includes:
- a CDS encoding glycoside hydrolase domain-containing protein, whose translation MIERVDPFLGTEATLLPEPIGLAATWWSPKPQIGNTHPGATYPLGMVSACSYSGAYPTGYGRYDLALEGVPPTVHDGLVASGFTHFQQSGTGAIRKYYNYLRVTPMLEPLDELGRSWELEDEVAEPGYYAATLSSGIRAELTVGPASVVHRYTFPEHRSARVVVDLSLGGLAIPSGATVPLRSHLHSISPGVAAGEVVMEGAPLAVHLECDAQRWRQMLWYDRRLMPGGTRLDFDHIRPTTLRPFGLMWAGPSAAGQTVELRMGFSLRGTDRARENLHRDVPPAGTGFDQRRDRTRKTWRKRLRSIAVDTPSSERETVFATALYHSLIKPCLAPDESPFWPSDGPFVFDISTMWDIYRTQLPLLTALVPERAVEIGAALLTICEEEGNFPIGYRMAKGSDRFSRQGSALAHTFLADLCRLGLPGIDWEAALVHLSEDLKRTYGEEFLAAGEAHPISHTLDLAHGYWCTAVVARHVGDRLLAEQLEEKAAQWVNAYDLRSGLLKDSTYYEGTRYNYSFRLLHDMAGRIALSGGDDAFVAQLDEFFGYGAEPVVQPGLRPDRAEMLAGSALGRFEGLNNEPDMEAPWAYHYAGRPDRTAEIVHGVVHQRFGTGRGGLPGNDDSGGLSSWYVWASLGLFPVAGQGLLLVNAPAFARASIAVGSGDFEIRTTGFVEPVPGGPVQYVQSAELNGEPLEASVISAAVLHRGGELTLHLGAEPVGWGSAPGHRPPSFPSR comes from the coding sequence GTGATCGAGCGGGTGGACCCGTTCCTCGGCACCGAGGCGACCCTCCTGCCCGAGCCGATCGGGCTCGCGGCGACCTGGTGGTCGCCCAAGCCGCAGATCGGCAACACGCATCCGGGCGCGACGTACCCGCTCGGCATGGTCTCGGCGTGCTCCTACTCCGGCGCCTACCCCACCGGCTACGGCCGCTACGACCTGGCGCTCGAGGGAGTGCCGCCGACGGTCCACGACGGGCTCGTCGCCTCCGGGTTCACGCACTTCCAGCAGTCGGGCACCGGCGCGATCCGCAAGTACTACAACTACCTGCGGGTCACGCCGATGCTCGAGCCGCTCGACGAGCTCGGCCGCAGCTGGGAGCTCGAGGACGAGGTCGCCGAGCCGGGCTACTACGCCGCGACGCTCTCCTCCGGCATCCGCGCCGAGCTGACCGTCGGCCCCGCCTCGGTCGTGCACCGCTACACGTTCCCCGAGCACCGCAGCGCCCGCGTGGTCGTCGACCTCTCGCTCGGCGGGCTCGCGATCCCCTCCGGCGCGACGGTCCCCCTCCGCTCGCACCTGCACTCGATCTCGCCCGGCGTCGCCGCGGGCGAGGTCGTGATGGAGGGCGCGCCGCTCGCCGTGCACCTCGAGTGCGACGCGCAGCGCTGGCGGCAGATGCTCTGGTACGACCGCCGGCTGATGCCCGGCGGCACGCGGCTCGACTTCGACCACATCCGCCCCACGACCCTCCGCCCGTTCGGGCTGATGTGGGCGGGCCCCAGCGCGGCCGGCCAGACCGTCGAGCTGCGGATGGGGTTCTCCCTCCGCGGGACCGACCGCGCCCGCGAGAACCTGCACCGCGACGTGCCGCCCGCAGGCACCGGCTTCGACCAGCGCCGCGACCGCACCCGCAAGACGTGGCGCAAGCGCCTCCGCTCGATCGCCGTCGACACTCCCTCGAGCGAGCGCGAGACCGTGTTCGCGACGGCGCTCTACCACTCGCTGATCAAGCCGTGCCTGGCCCCCGATGAGAGCCCGTTCTGGCCGAGCGACGGCCCGTTCGTCTTCGACATCAGCACGATGTGGGACATCTACCGCACCCAGCTCCCGCTGCTCACGGCGCTCGTGCCCGAGCGCGCGGTCGAGATCGGAGCGGCGCTGCTGACCATCTGCGAGGAGGAGGGCAACTTCCCGATCGGCTACCGGATGGCCAAGGGCAGCGATCGCTTCTCGCGCCAGGGCAGCGCGCTCGCGCACACCTTCCTCGCCGATCTCTGCCGCCTCGGCCTCCCCGGCATCGACTGGGAGGCGGCGCTCGTGCACCTCAGCGAGGACCTCAAGCGCACCTACGGCGAGGAGTTCCTCGCCGCGGGCGAGGCGCATCCGATCAGCCACACCCTCGACCTCGCGCACGGCTACTGGTGCACCGCGGTCGTCGCACGCCACGTCGGCGACCGCCTGCTCGCCGAGCAGCTCGAGGAGAAGGCGGCGCAGTGGGTGAACGCCTACGACCTGCGCTCGGGGCTGCTGAAGGACTCGACCTACTACGAGGGCACCCGGTACAACTACTCCTTCCGGCTGCTGCACGACATGGCCGGCCGCATCGCCCTGAGCGGAGGCGACGACGCGTTCGTCGCCCAGCTCGACGAGTTCTTCGGCTACGGCGCCGAGCCGGTCGTGCAGCCGGGCCTGCGCCCGGACCGGGCCGAGATGCTCGCCGGGTCGGCCCTCGGCCGCTTCGAGGGTCTGAACAACGAGCCCGACATGGAGGCGCCCTGGGCGTACCACTACGCGGGCCGCCCCGACCGCACGGCCGAGATCGTGCACGGAGTCGTCCATCAGCGCTTCGGCACCGGCCGCGGCGGGCTGCCGGGCAACGACGACTCCGGGGGTCTCAGCTCCTGGTACGTCTGGGCGAGCCTCGGGCTCTTCCCGGTCGCGGGCCAGGGTCTGCTGCTGGTCAACGCCCCGGCCTTCGCGCGGGCGTCGATCGCGGTCGGCAGCGGCGACTTCGAGATCCGCACCACCGGATTCGTCGAGCCCGTGCCCGGCGGACCCGTGCAGTACGTCCAGTCGGCCGAGCTGAACGGCGAGCCCCTGGAGGCGAGCGTCATCAGCGCCGCCGTGCTGCACCGCGGCGGCGAGCTGACGCTCCACCTCGGGGCGGAGCCCGTCGGCTGGGGGAGCGCCCCCGGCCACCGGCCGCCGTCGTTCCCCTCGCGCTGA
- a CDS encoding HNH endonuclease signature motif containing protein, which translates to MDGTGETSAAVAARLGAVDELAELAARAGFSAAQLQFTRATALHLARRVAWEIPEAFARGGRLSRSESHDLVERSIRADLATRQGMTERMVTRNLELAQLLFEDLPLTRAALSEGRLLWEAIEAICDAAATLPVTARGALDERAVDVALTKNLTQLRRAVARMRDELHDEPLAVRHVRARRDRGVWVSPEIDGMATLCALLPAPVAMGAYNRIDRIARTLRDGDSDSNGNEHSGDERTLAQLRADAFADLLCDGDIAGTTPADDGPTAPPTFIPGVRAEVRLTLAASTASGADDAPAQLDGYGLIPADTARELVGVGASFTRILTDPDTGTITSVGRTHRVPPHRMRLHLQLRDQTCRFPGCTRPASTSEADHTIEWRNGGDTALANLLSLCTAHHHVRHGDRWTYRLHPDGTTDWTTPTGRRITTRPPVLPGGPPLPPSRPRFDEAPPPF; encoded by the coding sequence ATGGATGGAACGGGTGAGACCTCAGCGGCAGTCGCGGCGCGGCTCGGCGCGGTCGACGAGCTGGCCGAGCTCGCCGCGCGGGCCGGGTTCTCCGCGGCGCAGCTGCAGTTCACCCGCGCCACGGCCCTGCACCTCGCGCGTCGGGTGGCGTGGGAGATCCCGGAGGCGTTCGCCCGTGGCGGCCGGCTGTCGCGGAGCGAGTCGCACGACCTCGTGGAGCGGTCCATCCGCGCCGACCTCGCGACCCGGCAGGGCATGACCGAGCGGATGGTGACACGCAACCTCGAGCTGGCGCAGCTGCTGTTCGAGGACCTGCCCCTCACCCGCGCTGCCCTCTCGGAGGGTCGACTGCTGTGGGAGGCGATCGAGGCGATCTGCGACGCCGCCGCCACCCTGCCCGTCACGGCCCGAGGAGCGCTGGACGAGCGCGCCGTGGACGTGGCGCTGACGAAGAACCTCACCCAGCTGCGCCGGGCCGTCGCCCGGATGAGGGACGAACTGCACGACGAGCCCCTCGCCGTGCGGCACGTGCGTGCCCGGCGAGACCGGGGCGTGTGGGTCTCGCCGGAGATCGACGGCATGGCGACGCTGTGCGCGCTGCTGCCCGCACCTGTGGCGATGGGCGCGTACAACCGCATCGACCGCATTGCCCGCACCCTCCGCGACGGCGACAGCGACAGCAACGGCAACGAACACTCCGGCGACGAGCGCACGCTCGCCCAGCTGCGAGCCGACGCGTTCGCGGACCTGCTCTGCGACGGCGACATCGCCGGCACCACCCCCGCCGACGACGGCCCGACAGCCCCGCCCACGTTCATCCCCGGAGTGCGCGCCGAGGTGCGCCTCACGCTCGCCGCGAGCACCGCCTCCGGAGCCGACGACGCCCCCGCGCAGCTCGACGGATACGGACTCATCCCCGCCGACACCGCCCGCGAACTCGTCGGCGTCGGCGCCTCCTTCACCCGGATCCTCACCGACCCGGACACCGGAACGATCACCTCCGTCGGCCGCACCCACCGCGTCCCACCGCACCGCATGCGCCTGCACCTCCAGCTGCGCGACCAGACCTGCCGCTTCCCCGGCTGCACCCGCCCGGCCTCCACCAGCGAGGCCGACCACACGATCGAATGGCGCAACGGCGGCGACACCGCCCTCGCGAACCTCCTGAGCCTCTGCACCGCCCACCACCACGTCCGCCACGGCGACCGCTGGACCTACCGCCTCCACCCCGACGGCACCACCGACTGGACCACCCCCACAGGTCGCCGCATCACCACCCGGCCACCCGTTCTTCCCGGAGGCCCACCCCTGCCACCGTCCCGCCCGCGATTCGACGAAGCACCGCCGCCCTTCTGA
- a CDS encoding NADP-dependent oxidoreductase — protein MQADDFGGPSALHPVEVDPGEPGPGRVRLRVRAAGVNPSDAKLLSGVFGRGRTPVRPGSEVSGVVTAVGADAIGPLGPLAVGDEVVGFRVSGGFAEEVVVPATSVLPKPAGLGWEAAAGLLLTGTTAVHLLEATRVAAGDTVLVHGASGSVGSLVVQLARARGARVIGTASERGAAVVQRFGGEPVGYGEGLEERVRDLAPGGIDVALDTVGTEEALDASVALVADRSRIATIAGFEHAARLGGILLLGGGDGADPGTAIRQAARAPLLESAGRGELVVALGRSFPLSEAAEALALVASGRAGGKVVLLP, from the coding sequence ATGCAGGCGGACGATTTCGGAGGGCCCTCGGCGCTCCATCCGGTCGAGGTCGATCCCGGCGAGCCGGGCCCGGGCAGGGTGCGGCTGCGGGTGCGCGCGGCGGGCGTGAATCCGTCCGACGCGAAGCTGCTCTCCGGAGTCTTCGGTCGAGGACGCACGCCGGTGCGGCCCGGCAGCGAGGTCTCGGGCGTGGTCACGGCCGTGGGCGCCGACGCGATCGGTCCGCTCGGGCCGCTCGCCGTCGGCGACGAGGTCGTCGGCTTCCGGGTCTCGGGCGGCTTCGCCGAGGAGGTCGTGGTGCCCGCGACCTCTGTGCTGCCCAAGCCGGCGGGGCTCGGCTGGGAGGCGGCGGCGGGGCTCCTGCTCACCGGCACGACGGCCGTGCACCTGCTCGAGGCGACCCGCGTCGCCGCGGGCGACACGGTGCTCGTGCACGGGGCGAGCGGATCCGTCGGGTCGCTCGTGGTGCAGCTGGCCCGAGCTCGCGGGGCGCGCGTGATCGGCACGGCGAGCGAGCGCGGCGCGGCGGTCGTGCAGCGCTTCGGCGGTGAGCCGGTCGGCTACGGGGAGGGCCTCGAGGAGCGCGTCCGAGACCTCGCTCCCGGCGGCATCGACGTCGCCCTCGACACGGTCGGCACCGAGGAGGCGCTCGACGCGTCGGTCGCGCTCGTCGCCGACCGCTCGCGCATCGCCACGATCGCCGGCTTCGAGCACGCCGCGCGCCTCGGCGGCATCCTCCTGCTCGGCGGCGGCGACGGAGCCGATCCCGGCACCGCGATCCGCCAGGCCGCGCGGGCACCGCTGCTCGAGAGCGCCGGCCGCGGCGAGCTCGTCGTCGCCCTCGGCCGCTCCTTCCCCCTGAGCGAGGCGGCGGAGGCCCTCGCACTCGTCGCCTCCGGACGAGCCGGCGGCAAGGTGGTGCTTCTCCCCTGA
- a CDS encoding glycosyltransferase family 4 protein, which translates to MDQSTHDHTVQNRLVIVVRADPVICGHSVEARNLAETARERGFDEVRIVTWPIDRLQAAGLPLKPLDAVLPYSDGIIVERPEPVGDYKVPDGRFLAGMVGRLVELFTDGVPTVCLSLYLSPHTIAVSDALRAAWSTGLPVDVTTVAEAVGSDVTNVVRRAVEEGRLGAAAHIFASYLSQDHCVAVSEYTRDLIVEEAERIDAAHGTRFAEQCRARIEISYPAIDSDAYTHLDPAVIDEVVRARGLCTDGYVLFLSRLTEAKGVEDLIQGFERSGVHADHELVIAGRGPQEAELRRIAAASPLAHRIRFLDDVGDAEKPYLMAGCSAFVLPSKPRPEFVETFGIALAEKMLAGGGPVITTLTGGIGEAVGEHAFITPVDDPGTIAALLDHVILDLSAEERAHRALAARDYALQFDRRTVFDRLFARVPRPVRAEHAL; encoded by the coding sequence ATGGACCAGAGCACGCACGACCACACCGTGCAGAACCGACTCGTCATCGTGGTCCGCGCCGATCCGGTGATCTGCGGGCACTCGGTCGAGGCCCGCAACCTCGCCGAGACGGCGCGCGAGCGCGGCTTCGACGAGGTGCGCATCGTGACCTGGCCGATCGACCGGCTGCAGGCGGCCGGACTCCCCCTCAAGCCGCTCGACGCGGTCCTCCCGTACAGCGACGGCATCATCGTCGAGCGCCCCGAGCCGGTCGGCGACTACAAGGTGCCGGACGGGCGATTCCTCGCCGGCATGGTCGGCCGCCTGGTCGAGCTGTTCACCGACGGCGTCCCCACGGTCTGCCTCTCGCTCTACCTCAGCCCGCACACGATCGCGGTGTCGGATGCGCTGCGCGCCGCCTGGAGCACGGGCCTGCCGGTCGACGTCACCACGGTCGCCGAGGCGGTCGGCTCCGACGTCACCAACGTCGTCCGCCGCGCGGTGGAGGAGGGTCGTCTCGGCGCCGCCGCGCACATCTTCGCGTCGTACCTCTCGCAGGACCACTGCGTCGCCGTCTCGGAGTACACCCGCGATCTGATCGTGGAGGAGGCGGAGCGGATCGACGCCGCGCACGGCACGCGCTTCGCCGAGCAGTGCCGCGCCCGCATCGAGATCTCGTACCCGGCGATCGACTCCGACGCCTACACGCACCTCGACCCCGCCGTGATCGACGAGGTCGTCCGCGCCCGCGGCCTCTGCACCGACGGCTACGTCCTCTTCCTCTCGCGCCTCACCGAGGCGAAGGGCGTCGAGGATCTCATCCAGGGCTTCGAGCGGAGCGGCGTGCACGCCGACCACGAGCTCGTCATCGCGGGGCGCGGACCCCAGGAGGCGGAGCTGCGCCGGATCGCGGCCGCGTCGCCGCTCGCGCACCGCATCCGGTTCCTCGACGACGTCGGCGACGCCGAGAAGCCGTACCTGATGGCCGGCTGCTCCGCGTTCGTCCTCCCGAGCAAGCCGCGACCCGAGTTCGTCGAGACCTTCGGCATCGCCCTCGCCGAGAAGATGCTCGCGGGAGGCGGTCCCGTCATCACCACGCTGACCGGAGGGATCGGGGAGGCGGTCGGCGAGCACGCGTTCATCACGCCCGTCGACGATCCCGGCACGATCGCCGCGCTGCTCGACCACGTGATCCTCGACCTCTCGGCCGAGGAGCGCGCGCACCGAGCGCTCGCGGCGCGCGACTACGCGCTGCAGTTCGATCGCCGCACCGTCTTCGACCGTCTCTTCGCGCGCGTCCCGCGTCCGGTGCGCGCGGAGCACGCGCTCTAG
- a CDS encoding DUF6855 family protein: protein MSDITAIIGGAEAPIALTTAPGTSAYTMHRDGETLVCTVGSTTLTYQLRAVTDLHAWLLEQGDWIPLGGADESKQAPAGSVEAFGRDEANPVGGWYGLRRGYRGRFGVYLPPLLEHLGLVELEHAARNNRVRAL from the coding sequence ATGTCCGACATCACGGCGATCATCGGCGGCGCCGAGGCCCCGATCGCGCTCACCACCGCACCCGGCACCTCCGCGTACACGATGCATCGCGACGGCGAGACACTGGTCTGCACGGTCGGCTCGACGACGCTGACCTATCAGCTGCGCGCGGTGACCGATCTGCACGCGTGGCTGCTCGAGCAGGGCGACTGGATCCCGCTCGGCGGCGCGGACGAGAGCAAGCAGGCACCCGCCGGGAGCGTCGAGGCGTTCGGACGCGACGAGGCGAATCCGGTCGGCGGCTGGTACGGCCTGCGCCGCGGCTACCGCGGGCGCTTCGGCGTCTACCTGCCTCCGCTCCTCGAGCATCTCGGGCTCGTCGAGCTCGAGCACGCCGCCCGCAACAACCGCGTACGGGCGCTGTAG
- a CDS encoding TetR/AcrR family transcriptional regulator, with protein MSSTLESSPREAILAAADRLYYERGIQSVGMDELRSAAGVSLKRLYTEFPSKEAVVVAVLHGRHEHWTEGVVARVDSATGAREKLLAIYDFLFDWFSEDSFRGCGFINAFGELGSSNPAVARLAREHKESFQQFLATLAEEAGGGAELAAQLAILAEGAQTTAAIAGTPESALHARRAAEVLIDVETR; from the coding sequence ATGTCCTCCACCCTCGAGAGCTCGCCCCGCGAGGCGATCCTCGCCGCCGCCGATCGGCTCTACTACGAGCGCGGCATCCAGTCGGTCGGGATGGACGAGCTGCGCAGCGCCGCCGGCGTCTCGCTCAAGCGCCTCTACACCGAGTTCCCGAGCAAGGAGGCGGTGGTCGTCGCAGTGCTGCACGGCCGCCACGAGCACTGGACCGAGGGCGTCGTCGCCCGCGTCGACTCGGCCACGGGCGCCCGCGAGAAGCTCCTCGCCATCTACGACTTCCTCTTCGACTGGTTCTCGGAGGACTCCTTCCGCGGCTGCGGCTTCATCAACGCCTTCGGCGAGCTCGGCTCCTCGAACCCCGCCGTCGCCCGGCTCGCCCGCGAGCACAAGGAGTCGTTCCAGCAGTTCCTCGCCACCCTCGCCGAGGAGGCGGGCGGAGGCGCCGAGCTCGCCGCCCAGCTCGCGATCCTCGCCGAGGGCGCGCAGACCACCGCCGCGATCGCCGGCACCCCCGAGTCGGCGCTGCACGCCCGCCGCGCGGCCGAGGTGCTGATCGACGTCGAGACGAGGTAG
- a CDS encoding MarR family transcriptional regulator — translation MDEAATNRSGSFWYPGASREPGAVEVLAAMRAFRTAESAMRRRTRGSMGMGENDLLAVQFLMRRQQSGQHVSPKDLAAYLGISSASTTVLIDRLVKSGHVERQPHPSDRRAIRIVATPTSHREVRETLDEMHRRMLDAAEQLTGAEAATVIRFLETMREIVEKPAQAAGVDSSESVVDDSELDLIDLEFQRRRA, via the coding sequence ATGGACGAGGCCGCGACGAATCGATCCGGGTCCTTCTGGTACCCCGGGGCGTCTCGCGAGCCCGGTGCCGTCGAGGTCCTGGCCGCGATGCGCGCTTTCCGCACGGCCGAGTCCGCGATGCGCCGCCGCACCCGCGGATCGATGGGCATGGGCGAGAACGACCTGCTCGCCGTCCAGTTCCTGATGCGCCGGCAGCAGTCGGGGCAGCACGTCAGCCCGAAGGACCTCGCCGCGTACCTCGGCATCTCCTCCGCCTCCACCACGGTCCTGATCGACCGCCTGGTCAAGAGCGGTCACGTCGAGCGCCAGCCGCACCCGAGCGACCGCCGCGCGATCCGGATCGTCGCGACGCCGACCTCGCACCGCGAGGTGCGCGAGACGCTGGACGAGATGCACCGCCGGATGCTCGATGCGGCCGAGCAGCTCACCGGCGCCGAGGCCGCGACCGTGATCCGCTTCCTCGAGACGATGCGCGAGATCGTCGAGAAGCCGGCGCAGGCCGCCGGAGTCGACTCGTCGGAGAGCGTCGTGGACGACTCCGAGCTCGACCTCATCGACCTCGAGTTCCAGCGCCGCCGCGCCTGA
- a CDS encoding serine/threonine-protein kinase: MLAAADVVDHLLGATLADRYLLLERIGEGGSAVVYRARDLRLARPVAVKVHRTPAETPNERARRERETRLLVDSRHPSIVGVLDQGEVGESSFLVLEYFAAADPAAAWFTSADERAVAEVGAQIADALAHLHLRGVVHRDVKPENVLVRSRPVSLGTVLHEAKLSDFGIARSLDDARLTRSDILVGTAAYLSPESLGSGEVGPASDVYSLGLVLLEALSGVRAYSGTTLEISLQRMHHAPVMPASVPQRWRSLLAAMTALDPAERPSAHEVARRLWAEVHGVPALQAEPARMRLHGALATTAALAVGALSALALVGWPA, from the coding sequence ATGCTCGCCGCCGCAGACGTCGTCGACCACCTGCTCGGTGCGACCCTCGCCGACCGCTACCTCCTGCTCGAGCGCATCGGGGAGGGCGGCAGTGCCGTCGTCTACCGCGCCCGCGACCTCCGGCTCGCCCGCCCCGTGGCCGTCAAGGTCCACCGCACTCCTGCCGAGACCCCGAACGAGCGCGCCCGCCGCGAGCGCGAGACGCGCCTCCTGGTCGACTCCCGCCACCCCTCGATCGTCGGCGTGCTCGACCAGGGTGAGGTGGGGGAGTCCTCGTTCCTCGTCCTCGAGTACTTCGCCGCCGCCGATCCGGCCGCCGCGTGGTTCACCTCGGCCGACGAGCGGGCCGTCGCCGAGGTCGGCGCCCAGATCGCCGACGCGCTGGCGCACCTGCACCTGCGGGGAGTGGTGCACCGCGATGTGAAGCCTGAGAACGTGCTCGTCCGCTCCCGCCCCGTCTCCCTCGGCACCGTGCTGCACGAGGCGAAGCTCAGCGACTTCGGCATCGCGCGCTCGCTCGACGATGCGCGGTTGACCCGCTCCGACATCCTCGTGGGCACGGCGGCCTACCTCAGCCCCGAGAGCCTCGGCTCCGGAGAGGTCGGGCCGGCGTCCGACGTCTACTCCCTCGGTCTCGTGCTCCTCGAGGCGCTCTCGGGGGTCCGCGCCTACAGCGGTACGACGCTCGAGATCTCGCTGCAGCGGATGCACCACGCGCCCGTGATGCCGGCGTCGGTCCCGCAGCGCTGGCGGTCGCTCCTCGCGGCGATGACCGCTCTGGATCCGGCCGAGCGCCCCTCCGCCCACGAGGTGGCCCGCCGACTGTGGGCCGAGGTGCACGGCGTTCCCGCCCTCCAGGCGGAGCCGGCGCGGATGCGGCTGCACGGCGCTCTCGCGACGACCGCGGCGCTGGCCGTCGGGGCGCTGTCGGCGCTCGCCCTGGTGGGCTGGCCGGCCTGA
- a CDS encoding ATP-dependent DNA ligase, with the protein MGNILYGTPPAAIEVEDRALAHLQIVIINKFRRDERFLLTLDASPHAGTGRRGVWMHPTIPIQFEFKGSRQPTINPEWVEALMERANSGAGLRIVAEPASASAVPMRRADAA; encoded by the coding sequence ATGGGCAACATCCTGTACGGAACGCCTCCCGCCGCCATCGAGGTCGAGGACCGGGCGCTCGCCCACCTCCAGATCGTCATCATCAACAAGTTCCGCCGCGACGAGCGCTTCCTGCTCACCCTCGACGCGAGCCCCCACGCCGGTACCGGCCGCCGCGGCGTGTGGATGCACCCGACCATCCCGATCCAGTTCGAGTTCAAGGGCAGCCGCCAGCCCACGATCAACCCCGAGTGGGTCGAGGCGCTCATGGAGCGCGCGAACAGCGGCGCGGGCCTGCGGATCGTCGCGGAGCCGGCGAGCGCCTCCGCCGTGCCGATGCGACGGGCCGACGCCGCCTGA
- a CDS encoding antitoxin, translated as MDLNDLAGTASELLGSEKAQEALHSEQAEQVSDDLLEKGADAAGSATGGRFDEQIDGAVSAVDGRIGTE; from the coding sequence ATGGATCTGAACGACCTGGCAGGCACGGCGAGCGAGCTCCTGGGGAGCGAGAAGGCGCAGGAGGCGCTCCACAGCGAGCAGGCGGAGCAGGTCAGCGACGACCTGCTCGAGAAGGGCGCCGACGCCGCGGGATCCGCGACCGGCGGCCGCTTCGACGAGCAGATCGACGGCGCGGTCTCGGCCGTCGACGGCCGCATCGGCACCGAGTAG
- a CDS encoding SDR family oxidoreductase, with protein sequence MTSAAEQPLSSSSRALVVGATGIGGSALVDLLTERGWPVTALSRRPIADRPGVTPLSADLRSADDLARVLVDERPTHVFFTAWSRQATEEENIEVNGGMVRDLLAALSHAPLQHVALVTGLKHYLGPFEAYGQGAMPDTPFHEEEARLDAPNFYYAQEDELFAAAERDSFTWSVHRSHTVIGHAVGNAMNMGLTLAVAASIHRAQGTPFVFPGSLTQWNGLTDMTDSTVLAEQMLWAATTEAGRDQAFNVVNGDVFRWRWMWSRIAEHFGVEPVGPGEEPQPLEQQMSGAGETWQRLVREHDLVEPDLERVASWWHTDADLGRKIEVVTDISKSRLAGFTLHHRTVDSFTALFDRYRAERLIP encoded by the coding sequence ATGACTTCCGCAGCAGAACAGCCCCTCTCCTCCTCGTCCCGCGCCCTCGTGGTCGGCGCCACCGGTATCGGGGGCTCCGCCCTCGTCGACCTGCTCACCGAGCGCGGCTGGCCCGTCACCGCCCTCTCGCGCCGGCCGATCGCCGATCGCCCCGGCGTCACTCCGCTCTCGGCCGACCTGCGCTCGGCCGACGACCTGGCCCGCGTGCTCGTCGACGAACGGCCGACCCACGTCTTCTTCACCGCCTGGTCGCGTCAGGCGACCGAGGAGGAGAACATCGAGGTCAACGGCGGCATGGTCCGCGATCTGCTCGCCGCGCTCTCGCACGCGCCGCTCCAGCACGTCGCCCTGGTCACCGGTCTCAAGCACTACCTCGGCCCGTTCGAGGCGTACGGGCAGGGCGCGATGCCCGACACCCCGTTCCACGAGGAGGAGGCGCGGCTCGACGCCCCGAACTTCTACTACGCGCAGGAGGACGAGCTCTTCGCCGCCGCCGAGCGCGACTCGTTCACCTGGTCGGTCCACCGCTCGCACACCGTGATCGGCCACGCCGTCGGCAACGCGATGAACATGGGACTCACCCTCGCCGTCGCCGCGTCGATCCACCGTGCGCAGGGCACGCCCTTCGTGTTCCCCGGCTCGCTCACGCAGTGGAACGGCCTCACCGACATGACCGACTCGACGGTCCTCGCCGAGCAGATGCTCTGGGCGGCGACCACGGAGGCGGGCCGCGACCAGGCCTTCAACGTCGTCAACGGCGACGTGTTCCGCTGGCGCTGGATGTGGTCGCGGATCGCCGAGCACTTCGGAGTCGAGCCCGTCGGGCCCGGCGAGGAGCCGCAGCCGCTGGAGCAGCAGATGAGCGGCGCCGGCGAGACCTGGCAGCGGCTCGTCCGCGAGCACGACCTCGTCGAGCCCGACCTCGAGCGCGTCGCCTCGTGGTGGCACACCGACGCCGACCTCGGCCGGAAGATCGAGGTCGTCACCGACATCAGCAAGTCGCGCCTCGCCGGCTTCACGCTGCACCACCGCACGGTCGACTCGTTCACGGCGCTCTTCGACCGCTACCGGGCGGAGCGACTGATCCCGTAG
- a CDS encoding DUF3817 domain-containing protein → MSPRRLFRILSIVEAVTWTLLIAGMLLKYVARVGDWPVSVAGPVHGFAFLAYGAAALVLAVNQRWSVGATLLAVASAVVPYATVPLERGFERRGLLEGPWRREAGSDPRDRGLLSRLLRWALGRPVLAGALVLAAVAVVFAALLVVGPPGGGEA, encoded by the coding sequence ATGAGCCCGCGCCGACTCTTCCGCATCCTGTCGATCGTCGAGGCGGTGACCTGGACGCTCCTGATCGCGGGCATGCTGCTCAAGTACGTCGCGCGGGTCGGCGACTGGCCGGTGAGCGTCGCGGGGCCGGTCCACGGATTCGCGTTCCTGGCGTACGGAGCCGCCGCCCTCGTGCTCGCCGTGAATCAGCGCTGGTCGGTCGGCGCGACGCTCCTCGCGGTGGCCAGTGCCGTCGTCCCGTACGCGACGGTCCCGCTCGAGCGCGGCTTCGAGCGCCGCGGACTGCTCGAGGGCCCGTGGCGGCGCGAGGCGGGATCCGATCCGCGCGATCGGGGTCTCCTGAGCAGGCTGCTGCGCTGGGCCCTCGGCCGGCCCGTCCTCGCGGGCGCTCTCGTGCTCGCCGCGGTGGCCGTGGTGTTCGCCGCGCTGCTGGTCGTCGGCCCGCCCGGGGGCGGCGAGGCCTGA